In Eretmochelys imbricata isolate rEreImb1 chromosome 14, rEreImb1.hap1, whole genome shotgun sequence, a genomic segment contains:
- the LOC144274590 gene encoding acetylcholinesterase-like, giving the protein MLGLLPCLLLLSLPGPSSGSDDDGTVVLTTSGPIRGKRLPAGSSSVTAFLGIPYAEPPVGALRFQKPLPHQPWSHVQEATDFGNACHQPLFTGIPEAEVWSPKTPLSEDCLFLNVWVPHPRPNGTAPVLVWIHGGGYISGSASLSVYDGRFLAATEKVIVASMNYRLGALGFLSLPPAAPGNAGLWDQRLAMRWLRDNAAAFGGDPARVMLFGVSAGGSSVGFHLLSAGSRPLFARAVLQSGAATAPWAWISLKGARERGRRLGQLLGCTDGDDTALVGCLLEKEPGEFPKHDNSILRSKEMLVMVFVPTPDGDFLPDTPSRLLRAGQSQPMPILTGFTANEGSYMLKFSPLDFSLENISHIGWEELLQVVRLTVPGAPEEAIQIVARRYIQERQDEARYLWAMDQSTGDHLFVCPVAEVAEQEAEAGSPVYTYYFTHRSPSLSLPEWMGVPHSSEVPYLFGTLTAMWGANYTLTEAETGLSRRVMRYWAEFARSGNPTGSEGSEEQWPLYNSKEQNFVRISTEPLQVKGTSPTRHCGFLASVLKEKPSPTAETHRTAEPARKREHEEEKEN; this is encoded by the exons ATGCTGGgactcctcccctgcctgctccttctctccctgccggGCCCCAGCTCTGGCTCCGATGACGACGGCACCGTGGTGCTCACCACCAGCGGCCCCATCCGGGGCAAGCGCCTCCCAGCCGGCTCCAGCTCAGTAACAGCCTTCCTGGGCATCCCCTACGCCGAGCCCCCCGTGGGGGCCTTGCGCTTCCAGAAACCACTTCCCCACCAGCCCTGGAGCCACGTCCAGGAAGCCACCGACTTCGGCAATGCCTGCCACCAGCCTCTGTTTACTGGTATCCCTGAGGCTGAGGTCTGGTCACCCAAAACACCGCTGTCTGAGGACTGCCTCTTCCTCAACGTCTGGGTGCCCCATCCCCGGCCCAACGGGACAGCCCCTGTCCTCGTCTGGATCCACGGTGGGGGGTACATTTCTGGCTCTGCCTCTCTCAGCGTCTATGATGGGCGCTTCTTAGCCGCTACCGAGAAGGTGATCGTGGCCTCCATGAACTaccggctgggggcgctgggcttcctgtccctgcccccggcCGCCCCGGGGAACGCCGGCCTGTGGGACCAGCGACTGGCGATGCGCTGGCTGCGGGACAACGCGGCCGCCTTCGGTGGGGACCCGGCCCGCGTGATGCTCTTCGGCGTGAGCGCCGGTGGTTCCTCAGTCGGCTTCCACCTCCTCTCCGCGGGGAGCCGGCCCCTCTTCGCCCGTGCTGTGCTACAGAGCGGAGCAGCCACCGCACCGTGGGCTTGGATTTCACTTAAGGGGGCCAGGGAGAGGGGCCGGAGGCTGGGCCAGCTGCTGGGCTGCACCGATGGTGACGACACCGCCCTGGTGGGCTGCCTGCTGGAGAAGGAACCCGGGGAGTTCCCCAAACACGATAACTCCATCTTGCGCAGCAAGGAGATGCTGGTGATGGTCTTTGTGCCAACACCAGATGGGGATTTCCTCCCTGATACACCATCAAGGCTgctgagggctgggcagagccagCCTATGCCCATCCTGACCGGGTTCACCGCCAATGAAGGCAGCTACATGTTAAAATTCAGTCCTCTTGACTTCAGCCTGGAGAACATCAGCCACATCGGCtgggaggagctgctgcaggtggtGAGGCTGAcagtgccaggggccccagaaGAGGCCATCCAGATCGTGGCACGGCGGTACATCCAGGAGAGGCAAGATGAGGCACGATACTTATGGGCCATGGATCAATCCACCGGTGACCACCTCTTTGTGTGCCCGGTAGCTGAGGTGGCTGAGCAAGAGGCGGAGGCCGGCAGTCCTGTGTACACCTACTACTTCACTCACCGCAGTCCCAGCTTGTCTTTACCAGAGTGGATGGGGGTGCCGCACAGCTCCGAGGTGCCCTACCTCTTCGGGACCCTGACGGCCATGTGGGGCGCCAACTACACTCTCACGGAGGCCGAGACCGGGCTGAGCCGCAGGGTGATGCGGTACTGGGCGGAGTTTGCCAGGAGCGG GAACCCTACAGGGTCAGAGGGCAGCGAGGAGCAGTGGCCCCTCTACAACTCCAAGGAGCAGAACTTCGTCCGCATCAGCACAGAGCCGCTCCAGGTCAAGGGAACATCGCCCACCCGGCACTGCGGCTTCTTAGCATCGGTGCTCAAAGAGAAGCCAAGCCCCACAG CTGAGACCCACAGAACTGCTGAACCCGCAAGGAAGAGGGAACacgaggaagagaaggagaactGA
- the LOC144274591 gene encoding LOW QUALITY PROTEIN: acetylcholinesterase-like (The sequence of the model RefSeq protein was modified relative to this genomic sequence to represent the inferred CDS: deleted 1 base in 1 codon): MLGLLPAVPCLLPLSLPGPSSGLEDDGTVVLTTSGPIRGKRLQAGSGTVTAFLGIPYAEPPVGALRFQKPLPHQPWSQVLEATSFGNTCPQPQLTDYPETETWTPKTPQSEDCLFLNVWVPHPRPLTSAPILVWIHGGGFFSGAASLDVYDGRFLAATENLIMASMNYRLGALGFLSLPLAAPGNVGLWDQRLVMRWLQDNAAAFGVDLAHFLLFGQGTGAASVGFHLLSPRSQPLFTRAILLSGAPNAPWAWISLEEAKKRGRRLGQLLGCTDNDDMALVGCLQEKEPGEFPKHEFSVLHRKELLGLPFVPTPDGDFLPDTPPRLMQAQQSHPIPIGAGFTANEGSYILIFGAPGLNLENASSIGWEELLQVVRLMVPGAPEEAVRAVALWYSQEGKGQGEARYRWAMDQITGDYLFVCPVAELASREAEPGNPVYAYYFTHRTSSLSTPEWRGVPHGSAFPYVFGTLASVGGANHTHTEAEVALSHMGMRHFAEFASSGTPLGLRDRGKQWPRYDPTKQNFEHISMEPPKVEKISPARRCGFLESMLAGADPGRAQHREQ; encoded by the exons ATGCTGGGACTTCTTCCCGCggtcccctgcctcctccccctgtcCCTGCCGGGCCCCAGCTCTGGCTTGGAGGATGATGGCACCGTGGTGCTCACCACCAGCGGCCCCATCCGGGGCAAGCGCCTCCAGGCTGGCTCCGGCACAGTGACGGCCTTTCTGGGCATCCCCTATGCTGAGCCCCCCGTGGGGGCCTTGCGCTTCCAGAAACCACTTCCCCACCAGCCCTGGAGCCAAGTCCTGGAGGCCACCAGCTTCGGCAacacctgcccccagcctcaACTTACTGATTACCCTGAGACCGAAACATGGACACCCAAAACGCCACAGTCCGAGGACTGCCTCTTCCTCAACGTCTGGGTGCCCCATCCCCGGCCCCTCACATCGGCCCCCATCCTCGTCTGGATCCATGGTGGGGGGTTCTtctcaggtgcagcctcactcgACGTCTATGATGGCCGCTTCTTAGCTGCCACCGAGAACCTGATCATGGCTTCCATGAACTaccggctgggggcgctgggtttcctgtccctgcccctggcCGCCCCGGGGAACGTCGGCCTATGGGACCAGCGACTGGTGATGCGCTGGCTGCAGGACAATGCAGCCGCCTTCGGAGTGGATCTGGCCCATTTCCTGCTCTTCGGCCAGGGCACTGGGGCTGCGTCAGTCGGcttccacctcctctctccacGGAGCCAGCCCCTCTTCACCCGCGCCATTCTGCTGAGTGGAGCCCCGAATGCACCATGGGCT TGGATTTCGCTTGAGGAGGCCAAGAAGAGAGGCCGGAGGCTGGGCCAGCTGCTTGGCTGCACTGATAACGATGACATGGCCCTGGTGGGCTGCCTGCAGGAGAAGGAACCCGGGGAGTTCCCCAAACACGAGTTCTCCGTCTTGCACCGCAaggagctgctggggctgcccTTTGTGCCGACACCAGATGGGGATTTCCTCCCTGATACACCACCAAGACTTATGCAGGCTCAGCAGAGCCACCCTATACCAATCGGGGCTGGCTTCACTGCCAACGAAGGCTCCTATATATTAATATTTGGTGCTCCCGGACTCAACCTGGAGAACGCCAGCTCCATCGGCtgggaggagctgctgcaggtggtGAGGCTGATGGTTCCAGGAGCCCCGGAAGAGGCTGTCCGGGCTGTGGCACTGTGGTAcagccaggaggggaaggggcagggcgaGGCACGCTACCGATGGGCCATGGATCAAATTACTGGTGACTACCTATTTGTGTGCCCGGTAGCCGAGCTGGCTAGTCGGGAAGCAGAGCCTGGCAATCCTGTGTACGCCTACTACTTCACCCACCGCACCAGCAGCTTGTCTACACCTGAATGGAGGGGGGTGCCACACGGCTCTGCGTTTCCCTACGTGTTCGGGACCCTGGCATCTGTAGGAGGAGCCAACCACACGCACACGGAGGCTGAGGTGGCGCTGAGCCACATGGGAATGCGGCACTTTGCAGAGTTTGCCAGCAGCGG GACTCCTTTGGGGTTGAGGGACAGAGGGAAGCAGTGGCCCCGCTACGACCCCACAAAGCAGAACTTTGAGCACATCAGCATGGAGCCACCCAAGGTCGAGAAGATATCGCCCGCCCGGCGCTGCGGTTTCTTGGAATCAATGCT TGCAGGAGCAGACCCAGGACgtgcccagcacagggagcagtgA